The genomic stretch TTCTCCAAGGCAATGGTGCAGCTCAAAAAAGGTCAGGTTACCGATAAGCCGGTAAAGACTCAATATGGCTGGCATATCATCAAGTTAGATGATGTACGTGATGTCAAAGCACCTAGCATGGAGGAAATCAAAGATCAGCTAAAGCAGATGATCACAGCAGACCAGAACTGGCAAAAAGCGAAGTTCTCTGAATTAATGCAAAAGCTGCGCGCTAAGGCGAAGATTCAATAAGGTCTGACTGCCCCAACCCATAAGCCCAGGCTAATCCCCTGGGTTTTTTCTTGCTCAACAGAAAACGACATTTAGCTTTATATTTAAACAATGATGATCCTACATACCATGCTGAGAGTCGGCAATATGACTCGCTCAATTGATTTCTATACCAAAGTTCTAGGCATGAACTTGCTTCGTACAACCGAACGTCCAGAACAAAAATATTCACTGGCATTTGTAGGTTTTGGAAAAGGGAATGCAGATGGTCAGTCTGAGATCGAACTCACCTACAACCATGGTGTCGATAAATACAATCTTGGCGATGCCTATGGGCATATTGCCATCAGCGTTCCTGACGCCTATGCAGCCTGTGAAAGAATCAAAGCCGCTGGTGGCAATGTCACTCGTGAAGCAGGCCCTGTAATGGGTGGGAATACCATCATTGCATTTGTTACGGATCCTGATGGCTACAAGATTGAGTTAATTCAACACTGAATCCTATACCTTTAGTTGAAACAGGAAGCTATCCAACTTCGCATAATCGATGCACTTTCAGATATCGCTGAGGGTGATTGGAACGCCCTACTAGCGTCTAATTCTGGTCCCTTCCTCAAGTACGCCTTTCTTAATGCACTGGAAAAAACTGGCTGTGTAGGCGGCAATACTGGGTGGCAATTTGCCCACCTCATAGTTGAGGACTCTAACTCTGGATTGCTTGGTGCAATGCCGCTTTACCTTAAGCAACACTCCTACGGGGAGTTTGTCTTTGATTGGGCATGGGCTCAGGCATATGAGCAGAATGGGATGTCTTACTATCCAAAGGCACTATCGGCTATTCCGTTTACTCCCGTTCGTGGTCCAAGGCTACTTGTATCCCCTCAAGCGGATAAAGGGGCAATACAAGAAATCCTTATCTCTGGTTTAAAAACACTGGTAACTCAAAACGGGCTTTCCTCTGCCCACGTACTCTTTCCAGAGAACGGTGAATTGGGTGTACTCAAGCAACAAGGTTTTATGCTGCGCGACTCAGTGCAGTTTCATTGGCATAACCAGGGCTATCAAGATTTTGAACATTATCTTGCCAACTTAACAATGAAGCGTCGCAAGAATATTCGTCGAGAACGTGCTGCCGTGGAAAGTCAAATCATCAGCTACAGACATATTTCGGGTGAGATTGCTACGGCAAGTGATTGGAACTTCTTTTATCGTTGCTATGAAAACACCTATATAGAGCACCGGTCTTCACCTTATTTAACTGAGGATTGCATTCAAATACTAGGCAGCAGCATGCCTGAGAATTTTCATCTGATTATTGCGACACAGAATGAGAGGCCGATAGCCTCATCTTTGCTCGTAGTTGATAAACCAAATGCAAAAGCATATGGACGCTATTGGGGTGCGATTGAACATATCCCTTGTTTACATTTTGAGTTGGCTTACTACCAAGCAATTGAGTATTGCATCAAGGAGGGCATTCAAGTATTTGAGGGTGGCGCTCAAGGCGAGCACAAAATGGCCCGGGGATTTATACCAACCACTCTGCAGTCCGCTCACTGGATTGAAGATGCAGGCTTTGCGAATGCAGTGAAACGTTTCTTAGATCGCGAGCACGAAGGTATGGCAGCTTATGTTGATGAGCTCGAGCAACACATTCCCCTGAAATCGTCTAAAGTACTGTCATGACTTCTTCCGATAACCTACCAGAGCAAGCTGGAGCCAATTCTTTAGGGGTTGGTGATGATGCTTCTGACTCACCCTGTATCGGAGTCTGCACCACCCTCTATGACGAAATCTGCCAGGGATGCGGTCGTACTCTAGGCGAGGTTAGTAATTGGGTCTTCTTTAGTCAGGAAGAAAAGGATGCTGTGTGGAAGCGCATCCGTGCCGATGGCACTGCAATGCGATTCCAACGTCAATCCAAAGAAAGTACTTAACCAGCTAGAGCTTGGCTGCGTAAATATTCTTCGTAGGTTCCAGAGTAATCCACGACGGTACCGTCCATCTTGACTTCTAAGATGCGGTTGGCCAAAGCAGAAACAAACTCGCGGTCATGAGAAACAAATATCAAAGTGCCGTCAAATTTCTCAAGCGCAATTTGCAAGCTTTCAATAGATTCCATATCCATATGATTGGTTGGCTCATCCATTGCAAGGACGTTATATTTTTGAAGCATTAATTTGCCCCAAATCATTCTGCCCTTCTCACCACCAGATAATACTTTGACAGACTTACCAATATCATCGCCTGAGAATAGTAAGCGGCCCAATGTGCCACGAATCACTTGATCATCGTCGCCTGTATTGCGCCAGTTGTTCATCCAATCCATGAGCAATTCATCTTTTGCAAACATCTCGGTATTGTCTTGAGGCATCACGCCCACGTTGGCGTTTTCAGCCCATTTCACATCACCGCTATCCGCAGGAATTCCTTCGAAGCGTTTACTTAAGATGGTTTTCAATAATGTTGTCTTACCTGCACCATTTTGACCAATGATGGCGATCTTTTCCCCAGCACGAATCCCAATCTTGAAGTTCTTAAAAATTGGACGGTCGTAAGCCTTAGTCAGTGCATTGCACTCCACGGCCATGTTGTGAAGTTTTTTCTCAGCGTCAAAACGAATAAAAGGATTCTGACGTGAAGAAGGTTTCACTTCAACAATCTCAATCTTCTCCAACTGACGTTGACGTGAAGTCGCTTGACGTGCCTTCGATGCATTGGCTGAGAATCGGGCCACGAAGGCTGCTAATTCAGCGATTTTTTCTTTGGCTTTGACGTTATTGCTCAGTTGTTGCGATCTTGCCTGTACTGAAGCCAGCATGTAAGAGTCGTAGTTGCCTGGATAGACCTTGAGTGTTCCATAGTCCATGTCTGCCATATGCGTGCACACTTCATTGAGGAAGTGGCGATCGTGGGAAATAATGACAATCGTGCTCTTAATCTGATTGAGAATATCTTCAAGCCAGTGAATGGAATGAATATCTAAGTTATTGGTTGGCTCATCGAGTAAGAGAACATCTGGATCAGAGAACAAAGCTTGCGCTAGTAATACGCGCAACTTCCAGCCTGGAGCCACATTGCTCATTGGGCCATTGTGCTGCTCAATAGGAATACCGATACCTAACAACAACTCCCCTGCTTTTGCCTCTGCGGTATAGCCGCCGTACTCGGCATACTTGCCCTCGAGCTCAGCTGCCTTCATGTAATCTTCGTCAGTGGCATCTGGGTTGGCATAGATGGCATCCCGTTCGGCTGCAGCCTTCCACATCTCCTCATGACCCATCATCACTACATCAAGTACGCGTACATCTTCATACGCAAACTGGTCTTGGCGCAATTTACCTAAGCGAATGCCCGGATCTAAGCTTACATTTCCGCTAGTAGGCTCTAACTCCCCACCTAGAATCTTCATAAAGGTAGATTTACCGCAACCGTTGGCACCAATTAGGCCATAGCGATTACCGCCACCAAATTTAACGGAAATATTTTCAAACAGGGGTTTTGCCCCAAACTGCATAGTGATATTAGATGCGGACAGCACGGATGTATTCTTACTTTCTGATAGGTCAATACTAGGGTGCAGATGCAAGTTTTGCATCAAAGACCGTTATTTTAACGGCTTGCGCTCAAAAAAGCCGTAATTTAGACTTTCAGCTTAAATGGCGTGAAATTCGTATGAATATCGAAGTGGTCTTGGTTTTCCTTGCGTTTCAGAAAACCAACCACCCAGTAGGTTAAAGGTGTTGCCAGAACCTCCCAGGCGGTCTTCAGAACGTATTGAGAGATCGCGACAGCCAAGACCTCATTTAGAGACCAGAGACCGTAAAAAGCCAGCATATAGAACAAGGCGGAGTCCACAAACTCCCCGCAAGCTGTAGAGCCTATCGTGCGCATCCAAAGATGACGACCCTGCGTCAAGATCTTCATTTTGGCCAAGGTATAACTATTAACAAAACTGCCGCACCAAAATGCGACCATAGAGGCAAGAGCAACCCTCCAAGAATTGCCAAATACCGTCTCCATACCTTGCTGGTAGTTAGCCATATAAGAGCCTGGGGCAACTGGCAAAGCAATTACCGCTTGAGCCATGATTGCGGCAAAAGCTAGAGCAGTAAAACCAGCCCATACTGCCCGGCGATCATAGGCATAGCCATAGACCTCGGTGAGTATGTCGCCAAAAAAATAAGCAATCGGAAAAAAGAGGATTCCAGCCCCAAATGTCACACTACCGAAATACGGCAGATCCAATGTAGCAGCCTTCCCTGCACCAATAAAGTTGGAGCACAGCAGGACTACGACAAAGGCTGTCAGTATGAGGTCGTAGTAGCGGTGGTGGCGTCTGGGTGCGTCCATCAAACAAGAAAAAAATGGATAATGGAAAGAGAATATCTGCAATCAAGGAATTTCACAGAGTGCAGATTAAAAACCAAGATAGGACAACAAAGAACCATGAGCAAAGCTAGTTTTAATTGGGCAGACCCCCTACTCCTCGATACACAATTAAGCGAAGATGAGCGCATGGTGCGTGACGCTGCTGCTGAATATGCTCAGGGCCGTTTAATGCCGCGTATTCATGATGCCTATCGTAATGAAACTACTGATCCAGCCATCTTCCGTGAAATGGGTGAGCTTGGTCTTTTAGGCATCACCATTCCCGAAGAATATGGTGGCGCAAATCTCAATTACGTTTCTTATGGATTAATCGCGCGTGAAATTGAACGTGTGGACTCTGGATATCGTTCCATGATGAGCGTGCAATCATCCTTAGTCATGGTTCCTATTAATGAGTTTGGTAGTGAGGCTCAAAAGCAAAAATATTTGCCCAAGCTCGCTACTGGTGAATGGATTGGTTGCTTTGGATTAACTGAGCCAAATTTTGGCTCGGATGCGGGCGGCATGATCACGAGAGCTAAGAAAGTTCCTGGGGGCTTCTCACTTACTGGCTCCAAGATGTGGATTTCTAACTCCCCTATTGCAGATGTATTTGTGGTGTGGGCTAAAAATGATGAAGGCTTGATTAGAGGCTTCATTTTAGAAAAAGGCATGAAGGGCTTATCTGCCCCGAAGATCAGCGGCAAGATGGGTCTACGCGCTTCTATTACTGGCGAAATCGTGATGGATGAAGTATTTGTCCCGGCTGAAAATGAATTCCCAGAAATTACTGGCCTCAAAGGTCCATTTACCTGCCTGAACTCAGCACGTTACGGCATTGCTTGGGGCACTCTTGGCGCTGCTGAGTGGTGTTGGTATGCCGCACGCCAATACACTATGGATCGCAAGCAGTTTGATCGCCCACTTGCAGCCAATCAGCTCATTCAAAAGAAACTGGCCGACATGCAAACTGAAATCACGCTCGCTCTTCAAGGTTGCTTACGCTTAGGTCGCATGAAGGATGAAGGTATTGCGGCTCCAGAAATCACCTCCATGATGAAACGTAATTCCTGCGGTAAATCTTTGGATGTAGCTCGTTTGGCTAGAGATATGCATGGTGGAAACGGCATCTCAGATGAGTATGGCGTAGTGCGTCATATGCTCAATCTAGAAGTCGTCAATACCTATGAAGGTACGCACGATATTCACGCCCTTATCTTGGGTCGTGCACAAACCGGAATTCAGGCTTTTAGTTAAAGGCCAGTCTTGGTGATGAGGTCTTTTGCAGTTTTTGTAAAGGCTTCATCACTGTCATTTCCAAGCTCTACGAAATGATCTTCGCGATAGCTTGGAAAGTTACGAACAATAGAAGATTGGTAGGATGGGTCGTAATGCATCACCAATAATTCTTCCACCAGACTCTCAAAATCTCCTGTATCAATTGCCTCATGCCATTTGGCAATTTGATCCCTGCCATAACGCGATGTCAGTAAGCCCAATTTTTGCTTAAAGCTCTCGGGATTGGATAAAAAATGTCGGTACTCACGTAGAAGCCAAGAAACGCGCGTAGCAGTACTTGATCGAAGCTCAATACATTTGCCTGCGCGGATGCGCTCCATCAATGGATCCGGAATATGTAAGCCACCCACCTTTTTGCTTTCTGACTCAACAAAAACAATCTTGGATGGATCCAGTGAATTAAATGCATTCCACAGATTCGTCTCAAAGCCTTTTTGGGATGGCTGATCAATATTCGGCTCATTACCCAATACTGAGCCACGGTGAATAGCCAAGCCCTCAAGGTCAATTATCTGCTGACCCAAGGAGCCAATCTCCTGAAGAATGCGAGTCTTGCCGCTACCAGTCATACCAGCAATCACCTGAAAAGAAAAATCTTTAGCAGCTTGATCCAAACCATCAATCACAACACGTCGAAAGCCTTGATAGCCATTCTGCAATTGCAAAGCTTTCCAGCCAATACGATTGAGGATATGGGTGAAGGCACCACTGCGCTCACCACCCCGCCAGCAATAAATTAAAGGACGCCATTCTCTTGGAAAGTCGATGAGAGAGTTTTCTAAATGATTGACAATATTACGGGAGACATAGGCAGCACCTAATTTCTTTGCAGCAAATGGTGATACTTGCTTGTACAAGGTGCCGATCTCAATGCGCTCATCATTACTTAGGACCGGAAGATTAATGGCGCCAGGAATATGATCCAAAGCAAATTCAGCTGGTGACCTGACATCAATGATGGCATCAAACTGATTTAAAGATGATGCAAGCTGTTCAATGCTAAAAATATGTGGATTGCTGGGTTGCAAACAATATCCTATCGTAGCTTACTGATCACATCATCAGGCCAAGGCGCGGATTTACCAGACTTTAGATCGACCCACACCATGGTTGCTCCACCGACTGCTGCCATCGTATCAGGCTCAGTAGTTAAAGCCATCGTAGTAAAGACATCCAAACTGGAACGACCGATATTTCCGATATAGGTTTTTAAAATCAAATCGCCTGGGTAAGAAAGCTGTTGATAGAAGTTGCAAAAGCCATTCATCATCAGCATAGACTCGTCACCAGGTGCGACGTTGTAACCAAGAGAAGTAATCCACTCTACCCTAGCCTGTTCCATGTAACGAAAGTACACCGTGTTATTGACATGGCCATATGCATCCATATCGCCCCAACGAATCGGCATATTCATCTCATGAACAAACTTTTTCTCCTCTGGGATCTCTATGCGCATAAATTCTCGCTGGCAATCAAAGATGAATCAACGAACTTGTAGCGCCATTTGGTACAGATTCGTAGAGCGAGCACCAGAACGGCAAAATGCCAATATGGGGCCAGGCATTGTTTTGAGTAAACGCGCCATTTCAATAACTTGATCCTGCGTAAACGCACCAGGGATGACAGGCAAAAAGGCATAGTTCAAGCCTAAAGCTTCAGCTTGAGCTTGAATTTGAGCATTCGTGGGTTGATCTGGTCCACCTTCAAAATCTGGACGATTGTTGATTACGCTTTTATAGCCCTGTTTAACAATCTCAGCCAAATGGCTTGGATCAATTTGACCCAGCGTACCGAATTGATCAGTATGGCAAGCAATAGGAAGGCTCATCTAAACCTCAAAATGTAATGTGAATTTAAAAAAGGAATGGCTTAGATTTTAAATCAGACTTGCTTTTTATGGCCTGTAAAGAAGCGATTGCATATCCACATACCAGCAAGCATTGCTAATATAAAGACAAAAGCCTTGAGATGACCTGCTCCGAGGGCAACAATTGCTGGACCTGGGCAGAAGCCTGCAATACCCCACCCTGCTCCAAAAATTAGACTACCAATCACAAGTGGCTTAGAGACATCTCTTCTAGTGGGAATATGGAGAGCGCCACCGAAAAAAGCCTCAGTACGCTTGGAGACTAAATAAAAGCCACCCAAACCAACAAGAATTGCCCCACCCATCACAAACATCAGGGATGGATCCCAGTTACCAGCAAGATCCAGAAAATTGAGAATCTTTTGAGGATTGCTCATACCGGAAATGATTAAACCAATTCCGAATAAAACACCGATCAAATACTGGCTATAAAAATTGAAATGTCTTCTCATAATTTATAGGCCTAACAGATGGCGAATAACAAAAACAGTCAAAAACCCAGCACTCATAAAAGACAAAGTCGCCACTAGAGATCTTGGTGACAAGCGAGATAAGCCGCAAACACCATGGCCACTAGTACATCCCGAGCCATAACTAGAACCAAAACCGACTAATAAGCCAGCAATAATGATTGCAATCCAATCTGCATCTATCACTGTAATTGTGTGAAGATCAAAAAATAAACTCCCCAAAAATGGTGCGCTCAATAAGCCTAAAACAAGGCTCAGGCGCCAAATAACATCACCATTTTTAGGGGTGAGTAATCCGGAAACGATGCCACTAATGCCCAGAATACGACCGTGCAGAATTACATACAAAGCAGCTGCAACTCCCAATAGGATTCCACCTAAAAAAGCGGGTACAGGGGAAAAAGCCAACCAATCTATCTGCATATTATTTAATCTAACCTAAGAGTTAACTACAAGGATTGGGTGCATTACGCGACTCCAAATAACGCAGGGCTAAGTAAGCGCCAAAGATAAAACCTGGTAAAGCAAGTATTGAGCCTAAGGCTAATGTAGAGATGCCACTCAAGCCCTGACCAACAGTGCAACCGAGCGCTGTTACACCACCGAATCCCATCAAAGTCGCACCAACGAGATGATTCGCGGTATCTTCAGTATCACGAAAGCTCTCCCAACGAAATGACTTAGTAATGAGGGACACGCAAGCAGACCCAGAAATCATTCCAGCAACGGCAGCAATACCTAAAGTAATGATTTTTGAGGTATCGCTATAAAGCATTAACCAATCCAATGAAAAGGCGTAAGGCGCAACAAATGAAAGACTCTCCATGCGTCCAGAGTTGGTCACCAAAAAAACCTCTTCCAAGGTATTGGGATCTTCAGCAACAAATCCTAAGTTTCCAGAAATGAACCAGATTGCGCAAATAGCAAGGCCAACAAAGATTCCAGAAAACAGATTTTCTGCAGTCCAAAAGGCCTTATTTGCAAGAGCATATGCAATGAAAGCAAAGCCAATAATCAAACCCAGGGCAAGATGTAAGTTGCCCCTAGCAATGCCAATAATGGGGCTCAAAATACTTGGCAAATCTTGAGGTGTATTTAGGGTGATAAACACCGAGTCCAAGGTATTGATGCGAATAACACCAAGAAAGCCCCTCATGGTCATGTAGGCAGTTAAACCAAGAACAATAAACACAATGATGGACTTAAGATTGCCACCGCCAATGCGAACCAGAGTCTTACTTCCGCAACCTGATGCAAGCACCATGCCGAATCCAAATAGCGTACTACCTACGATGGTTGAGAGCCATAGAAGCTTACTGCTGGTATAGATGCTCTTAAGTGGATCAATAAGGCCTAGGTAGGACATGAAGGCAAATCCAACAATCGCTACGCCAATGGCCAGAAACCATTGCTTTAGACGACCCCAGCTAGACATAATATAAATATCTGAAACTGCACCCATGCTGCAAAAACCAGTTTTTTGCATTACGGCGCCAAGCAAAAAAGTAATGGCAAAGGTCGACCATAGAACTACCTTGCTGATACTGCTGATATCTACTGCTTCCATATTGAAAATTCTTTAATTATTTTTTGAATTTATAAAACTGTTGATTGAGGAAAGCGGTGACATCAGCTTCATCCTCAGGAAAAAGATCGAGACGTAGCTCTGTATTACACATGGCGACCATCGACTTTAAATTCTGCAGGCTTTTAACCTTACTATCGCTACGGGTGTAGATCATATCGCCATTACCAAAGCCGGATTTCTTGGCATGACATGCGTAGCATTTTTGTTCATCAATCTTTTTGCCGTTCGCAATATCTGGGCTGGCATTTGCTGACAGCAGCGTCCCAAAGGCGAAAAAGAAGGTAACTACAGGCTTTAATATTGGCAATTTCATTTGAAATCAGTCATTTAGCGAAGTAAACGACTATTTTAAAGCCCAGATGACAAATCTGTCTTATTCCGCCTGAATTGAGAGGTAGACGTTATAGGCATTCATGCGGTTTGCAGCCCTAAATAAGGGCATTCCGTCGTATTCTGACCAATCCGTCTTGGCATAAGCCTCATCGAAAGGATCCAGGTTGAGGGCTGATGGCTCCATAGATTCACGTAAATAGCGCAAATAATCCCTAGTAAAGCGGATATCTTCTATAGGATTAATGGATTGAGGCCCATGACCGGGTATTACTACCTTAGGGTTAAATTTCTCAAACTGATCTAAAGCTTTCAACCACCCTTTGCTATCAGCATTACCCACAAATGGGATTCGACCGCGGAAAACTAGATCACCCGCAAAAAGCACGCCTTCAGATGGAATATAGACCAATAGATCTTCTGGGGCATGGGCTGGGCCAACCCGGCTAATCAGAAACTCCACTCCACCAATATTCAACTTTAATTGTTTGTCTATCCAAGTATCCGCAGCAATTAGTTTGGTTTGATCATTAACCCAGGGTGCAAAATCAACCCTTGATGCAATAAGCCGCTGCTTTGCAGTTTCTGAGGAAATATAGCTTCTACCCTCCCCTTGAGCGTAGATCTTTGCGCCAATTTTCTTAAACTCTTGAAGTCCATATACATGATCTGCGTGATAGTGAGTTACTACAACAGCAATAATTTTTTGCTTAGTAACTTTTGAAATCTCTTTAATCAACTTTTGCGCAAGGGTTGGAGAACCCAAGGCATCTATGACAACGACCCCCTTAGGAGTAACGACAAAACCTGCATTAGAAATAAAGTTTTGATTCTCGCTACTACCTAATTCAGCTCTACCTTGAACGAAGTAAGTATGCGGCGCAACTTTAATGGGCTTTAGCAATACACCTACCGGATCATTTATGACCGGACTGCTTTGAGCAAAGCAGAAGCCAAAAAAAATAGCATTAATCAATAATGCTATTTTTAGATGGTGAATACCGCGCAGGAGCATGTTCACCGAATGAGATTATGGTTTGATGTAAGCAAAATGATCTTTAAATTGAAGATCGCCAATTCTTGCTACGCCAGACGGTGTGAAGTCAGTATCCAGAATAAACTGATCCTTCTTTAGATTTCTATTTTTTAAAGTAATCTCACAAACCTCAAACCGAACGCCACGCGACTTCAGGGCCCCAACTAAAGGAGCATATTCAATATTGTTCTTCTTATCCTTCGCGCCTTCCATCATGATGTCAACCCCATTAGCGTGGGTGACAACGATGATTTTGGTGTCTGGTGCTACATCCATATGATTGCGCACATTTCTCAAGCCTTTAATGCCTTGAGTATCAGCATCATCAATGTGATAAACAACGCTTGAGCCCGCAGCAAACACCTGCTGAGATACTAGTGCGGTAAAACCAATAAAAAAAGATGCTATCAGGGGGAAATATTTTTTCACGAAAGTCCTTCTTTCTTATTTAAGGGCAACCATGCCAGGATTGTTTGTAACGCCTTTAATGATTGGTTCATTAAGCTGGACTGCTTTGACCACCTTGACATCACGAAGATGGCGCTCAATAACGTCCCAAATCGCCTCTCCACCAGCATTCTTCGCCTCTTCGCTCACAGGAGCCCAGCCGGCAACTTTATAAGTCTTGCTTGGATCGATGTCCTTGCCATTGAGACGCATATCGCTAATGCGCTTGCCGGCAGATGCAGCTGGATCAATGGTGTATTGCATGCCGCCGACACGAACCATATCACCACCCTGCTGATAATACGGATCAGGATTAAAGAGGTTATCCGCTACATCCTCAAGAATCGTCTTGATCATTTCACCGGTCATGTTCGTAACCGTGGTGTATGGATAAGTAATAGCCGTTTGATCCAATAAGTTTTCACGGGTAATTGCTTGACCTGGCAGCAAGCTAGTTCCCCAACGGAAACCTGGTGAGAATGCAATCTCCGCATTCTTCTGAGCCATGAGACCATCCAAGATCAGTTGGTCAAAGCTACCATTAAAGTTTCCACGGCGATACAAGAGACCTTCTGTTGTAGCCAATTTTTCGTTGAGCTTAGCTTCATACGGCGCTCTAATTTTTTGAATCAGCTTATTCATTGCAGGATCAGCTGGGATCATGTTGGAGAAGATTGGGAAGAGTTTGTACCGGAAATCAACCGCTTTGCCGCCCTTCACATCAAAGTCCAATACGCCTAAGAATTTAGTATTCGAGCCAGCATTGGTAACTAAAGTTACGCCACCAGAATTCTTAACCTTGACTGGAATTGGAACGCCATCGTGAGTATGGCCACCCATAATCGCATCCAAACCAGTGACGCGGGATGCCATTTTTAAGTCAACGTCCATACCGTTATGAGAGAGCAACACAACTACTTTTGCACCCTTAGCCTTGACCTCATTAATTGTCTTCTGCAGATTTTCTTCTTGGATACCAAACGTCCAATCTGGGGTGAAGTAACGTGGGTTAGCAATTGGGGTGTACGGAAAGGCTTGGCCAATCACCGCTACCTGAATGCCATTCTGCACCTTCATGACGTAAGGATTAAATACTGAATCTCCGAAGTCTGCAGTCTTAATATTTTGGGCTACAAAGGACACCTTGCCTTTGAAGTCGCCATTCACAATTTCCATAACGCGCT from Polynucleobacter sp. AP-Jannik-300A-C4 encodes the following:
- the gloA gene encoding lactoylglutathione lyase encodes the protein MMILHTMLRVGNMTRSIDFYTKVLGMNLLRTTERPEQKYSLAFVGFGKGNADGQSEIELTYNHGVDKYNLGDAYGHIAISVPDAYAACERIKAAGGNVTREAGPVMGGNTIIAFVTDPDGYKIELIQH
- a CDS encoding GNAT family N-acetyltransferase; the encoded protein is MKQEAIQLRIIDALSDIAEGDWNALLASNSGPFLKYAFLNALEKTGCVGGNTGWQFAHLIVEDSNSGLLGAMPLYLKQHSYGEFVFDWAWAQAYEQNGMSYYPKALSAIPFTPVRGPRLLVSPQADKGAIQEILISGLKTLVTQNGLSSAHVLFPENGELGVLKQQGFMLRDSVQFHWHNQGYQDFEHYLANLTMKRRKNIRRERAAVESQIISYRHISGEIATASDWNFFYRCYENTYIEHRSSPYLTEDCIQILGSSMPENFHLIIATQNERPIASSLLVVDKPNAKAYGRYWGAIEHIPCLHFELAYYQAIEYCIKEGIQVFEGGAQGEHKMARGFIPTTLQSAHWIEDAGFANAVKRFLDREHEGMAAYVDELEQHIPLKSSKVLS
- a CDS encoding DUF1289 domain-containing protein, whose translation is MTSSDNLPEQAGANSLGVGDDASDSPCIGVCTTLYDEICQGCGRTLGEVSNWVFFSQEEKDAVWKRIRADGTAMRFQRQSKEST
- a CDS encoding ABC-F family ATPase yields the protein MLSASNITMQFGAKPLFENISVKFGGGNRYGLIGANGCGKSTFMKILGGELEPTSGNVSLDPGIRLGKLRQDQFAYEDVRVLDVVMMGHEEMWKAAAERDAIYANPDATDEDYMKAAELEGKYAEYGGYTAEAKAGELLLGIGIPIEQHNGPMSNVAPGWKLRVLLAQALFSDPDVLLLDEPTNNLDIHSIHWLEDILNQIKSTIVIISHDRHFLNEVCTHMADMDYGTLKVYPGNYDSYMLASVQARSQQLSNNVKAKEKIAELAAFVARFSANASKARQATSRQRQLEKIEIVEVKPSSRQNPFIRFDAEKKLHNMAVECNALTKAYDRPIFKNFKIGIRAGEKIAIIGQNGAGKTTLLKTILSKRFEGIPADSGDVKWAENANVGVMPQDNTEMFAKDELLMDWMNNWRNTGDDDQVIRGTLGRLLFSGDDIGKSVKVLSGGEKGRMIWGKLMLQKYNVLAMDEPTNHMDMESIESLQIALEKFDGTLIFVSHDREFVSALANRILEVKMDGTVVDYSGTYEEYLRSQALAG
- a CDS encoding queuosine precursor transporter, whose product is MDAPRRHHRYYDLILTAFVVVLLCSNFIGAGKAATLDLPYFGSVTFGAGILFFPIAYFFGDILTEVYGYAYDRRAVWAGFTALAFAAIMAQAVIALPVAPGSYMANYQQGMETVFGNSWRVALASMVAFWCGSFVNSYTLAKMKILTQGRHLWMRTIGSTACGEFVDSALFYMLAFYGLWSLNEVLAVAISQYVLKTAWEVLATPLTYWVVGFLKRKENQDHFDIHTNFTPFKLKV
- a CDS encoding acyl-CoA dehydrogenase, whose protein sequence is MSKASFNWADPLLLDTQLSEDERMVRDAAAEYAQGRLMPRIHDAYRNETTDPAIFREMGELGLLGITIPEEYGGANLNYVSYGLIAREIERVDSGYRSMMSVQSSLVMVPINEFGSEAQKQKYLPKLATGEWIGCFGLTEPNFGSDAGGMITRAKKVPGGFSLTGSKMWISNSPIADVFVVWAKNDEGLIRGFILEKGMKGLSAPKISGKMGLRASITGEIVMDEVFVPAENEFPEITGLKGPFTCLNSARYGIAWGTLGAAEWCWYAARQYTMDRKQFDRPLAANQLIQKKLADMQTEITLALQGCLRLGRMKDEGIAAPEITSMMKRNSCGKSLDVARLARDMHGGNGISDEYGVVRHMLNLEVVNTYEGTHDIHALILGRAQTGIQAFS
- the mnmH gene encoding tRNA 2-selenouridine(34) synthase MnmH — encoded protein: MQPSNPHIFSIEQLASSLNQFDAIIDVRSPAEFALDHIPGAINLPVLSNDERIEIGTLYKQVSPFAAKKLGAAYVSRNIVNHLENSLIDFPREWRPLIYCWRGGERSGAFTHILNRIGWKALQLQNGYQGFRRVVIDGLDQAAKDFSFQVIAGMTGSGKTRILQEIGSLGQQIIDLEGLAIHRGSVLGNEPNIDQPSQKGFETNLWNAFNSLDPSKIVFVESESKKVGGLHIPDPLMERIRAGKCIELRSSTATRVSWLLREYRHFLSNPESFKQKLGLLTSRYGRDQIAKWHEAIDTGDFESLVEELLVMHYDPSYQSSIVRNFPSYREDHFVELGNDSDEAFTKTAKDLITKTGL
- a CDS encoding thioesterase family protein; translated protein: MRIEIPEEKKFVHEMNMPIRWGDMDAYGHVNNTVYFRYMEQARVEWITSLGYNVAPGDESMLMMNGFCNFYQQLSYPGDLILKTYIGNIGRSSLDVFTTMALTTEPDTMAAVGGATMVWVDLKSGKSAPWPDDVISKLR
- a CDS encoding TIGR01244 family sulfur transferase, whose protein sequence is MSLPIACHTDQFGTLGQIDPSHLAEIVKQGYKSVINNRPDFEGGPDQPTNAQIQAQAEALGLNYAFLPVIPGAFTQDQVIEMARLLKTMPGPILAFCRSGARSTNLYQMALQVR
- a CDS encoding DUF6691 family protein, giving the protein MRRHFNFYSQYLIGVLFGIGLIISGMSNPQKILNFLDLAGNWDPSLMFVMGGAILVGLGGFYLVSKRTEAFFGGALHIPTRRDVSKPLVIGSLIFGAGWGIAGFCPGPAIVALGAGHLKAFVFILAMLAGMWICNRFFTGHKKQV